One sulfur-oxidizing endosymbiont of Gigantopelta aegis genomic region harbors:
- a CDS encoding AAA family ATPase — MENTATMTQLCQSIKSEMAKAVIGQTEVIEQILVALIASGHVLIEGVPGLGKTLMVQALAKTFDGDFARIQFTPDLMPSDVTGHVLYDMKSESFKVRKGPVFTNLLLADEINRAPAKTQAALLEVMQEQQVTLEGRSMSVSHPYMVLATQNPIEQEGTYPLPEAQLDRFLFKVLIAYPEDKEELQLVQHITNKKLGDKLDVSNVACCLQAETVLELQQHAASLEVDEQVVQYAINIVRATREWPGISIGSGPRGGIALIRAARAYAVVDGRDFITPDDVKKVTLPAMRHRIILSPEMELEGVHVDQVLKNILDKITAPRH; from the coding sequence ATGGAAAATACAGCAACAATGACTCAGCTTTGCCAGTCGATAAAAAGCGAAATGGCCAAGGCTGTGATTGGACAAACCGAGGTCATTGAGCAAATATTAGTTGCCTTAATTGCCAGTGGTCATGTCCTAATTGAAGGTGTGCCGGGGCTGGGTAAAACATTAATGGTGCAAGCATTGGCAAAAACCTTTGATGGTGATTTTGCACGTATTCAATTTACCCCGGATTTAATGCCGAGTGATGTGACTGGACATGTACTCTATGATATGAAATCGGAAAGTTTCAAAGTAAGAAAAGGACCGGTGTTTACCAATCTCTTGTTGGCCGATGAAATTAATCGCGCGCCAGCAAAAACACAGGCTGCACTGCTTGAAGTGATGCAAGAGCAACAGGTGACATTGGAAGGGCGTTCCATGTCAGTCTCACACCCCTATATGGTCTTAGCGACTCAAAATCCGATTGAGCAGGAAGGGACTTATCCACTGCCTGAAGCACAATTGGATCGTTTCTTATTTAAAGTGTTAATCGCTTATCCAGAAGATAAAGAAGAGCTACAACTGGTACAGCACATTACCAACAAAAAGCTGGGTGATAAATTGGATGTTTCCAATGTTGCTTGCTGTTTACAAGCAGAAACAGTTTTAGAGTTACAACAACATGCTGCTTCATTAGAAGTGGATGAGCAAGTAGTGCAGTATGCGATTAATATTGTTCGAGCTACACGAGAATGGCCGGGGATTTCTATCGGTTCAGGGCCTCGGGGGGGGATTGCCCTGATTCGAGCGGCCAGAGCTTATGCTGTGGTTGATGGTCGCGATTTTATTACCCCTGATGATGTCAAAAAAGTGACCCTGCCTGCCATGCGGCATCGAATTATTCTTTCGCCTGAAATGGAATTGGAAGGTGTGCATGTTGATCAGGTCTTGAAAAATATACTTGATAAAATAACAGCGCCAAGACATTAA
- a CDS encoding DUF4129 domain-containing protein codes for MLFGLDLREESLPADVVAQALQLYQAQEYRASMALLYRASLAYLVKNYEFSLPNGATEGDCLDLVTKNLTLPSEAEGNYFVTLTRAWQQIAYAHRNISEQEFQALCDNWSLYYSQTQAPDSRRKGADDE; via the coding sequence ATGTTATTTGGCCTGGATTTACGGGAAGAATCTTTACCCGCTGATGTGGTCGCACAGGCTTTACAGCTTTACCAGGCACAGGAATATCGAGCCTCAATGGCATTATTATACCGTGCGAGTTTGGCTTATTTGGTAAAAAATTATGAATTTAGTTTGCCAAATGGTGCTACAGAAGGGGATTGCCTGGACTTAGTGACAAAAAATCTTACCTTGCCCAGTGAAGCTGAAGGCAATTATTTTGTGACTCTCACAAGAGCATGGCAGCAAATAGCCTATGCCCATCGAAATATTTCTGAGCAAGAATTTCAAGCCTTGTGCGATAATTGGTCATTATACTATTCTCAAACCCAAGCTCCAGACTCAAGAAGAAAGGGGGCTGACGATGAATAA
- a CDS encoding stage II sporulation protein M, which yields MIVLIQIWPEFVYSVMSPDSVAGMEAMYDPQAEHIGRERGSESDARMFGFYILNNTGIGFRTFATGLLFGIGSIFTLLFNGLHIGAAAGHLTQIGYGNTFWPFVSGHSALELSAIALSGSAGLKIGFSLLMPGRKSRYQALLDAASVAVKIMAGAAVMFFMAAFVEAFWSSSQTIAPLIKYAVGALMWLLVFAYFAFAGQKTVEQKSGKKKANFMKLEE from the coding sequence ATGATCGTGTTAATTCAGATCTGGCCTGAGTTTGTCTATAGTGTTATGTCACCGGATAGCGTGGCGGGTATGGAAGCCATGTATGATCCTCAGGCTGAACATATAGGCCGTGAACGTGGCTCAGAATCCGATGCACGTATGTTTGGTTTTTATATTTTAAACAATACCGGCATTGGTTTTAGAACCTTTGCCACCGGTTTACTCTTTGGTATTGGTAGTATTTTCACCCTACTCTTTAATGGCTTGCATATTGGTGCGGCGGCGGGTCATCTGACCCAGATCGGCTATGGCAATACCTTTTGGCCTTTTGTTTCCGGTCATAGTGCCTTGGAACTCAGTGCTATTGCGCTCAGTGGTAGTGCGGGTTTGAAAATAGGCTTTTCATTGTTGATGCCGGGACGAAAAAGCCGTTATCAGGCATTATTGGATGCTGCCTCAGTGGCGGTAAAAATAATGGCTGGTGCTGCAGTAATGTTTTTTATGGCTGCTTTTGTTGAGGCCTTTTGGTCATCATCTCAGACCATTGCGCCGCTGATTAAATATGCTGTAGGCGCATTGATGTGGCTGCTGGTATTTGCCTATTTTGCCTTTGCAGGACAGAAGACAGTCGAGCAGAAGAGTGGGAAAAAGAAGGCCAATTTTATGAAGTTAGAAGAATGA
- a CDS encoding sigma-54 factor interaction domain-containing protein: MHHALQTVEELKEKLQVENQVLRAQSSYLQAEIRSEQNYGEIIGQSQALIKTMEEAEQVAGTDTTVLINGESGTGKESMARAIHQFSPRKNRPLIKVNCGAISESLVESELFGHVKGAFTSAISDRTGHFELADKGTIFLDEIGELSLEVQVKLLRVLQEQELQRVGSGEVISVDVRIIAATNRNLKKMVDEGSFRMDLFTA, from the coding sequence TTGCACCATGCCCTGCAAACCGTTGAAGAACTGAAAGAGAAATTACAGGTAGAAAATCAGGTTTTACGTGCGCAAAGCAGTTATCTGCAAGCAGAAATTCGCAGTGAACAAAACTATGGCGAAATTATCGGTCAAAGTCAGGCCTTAATAAAAACCATGGAAGAAGCCGAGCAGGTTGCAGGGACGGATACGACAGTATTAATCAATGGTGAGTCAGGCACGGGAAAGGAATCCATGGCGCGGGCTATCCATCAATTCAGTCCCCGAAAAAATCGCCCTTTAATCAAAGTTAATTGTGGTGCAATATCAGAATCATTGGTGGAAAGTGAATTATTTGGTCATGTTAAAGGCGCCTTCACCAGTGCAATTAGTGATCGAACCGGGCATTTTGAGCTAGCTGATAAGGGCACCATTTTTCTGGATGAAATAGGCGAACTTTCCTTAGAAGTACAGGTTAAATTATTACGGGTTTTACAGGAGCAGGAGCTCCAGCGTGTTGGCAGTGGCGAAGTGATTTCTGTGGATGTACGTATTATTGCAGCAACCAATCGTAATCTGAAAAAAATGGTGGATGAGGGTAGTTTTAGAATGGATCTTTTTACCGCTTAA
- a CDS encoding RDD family protein, protein MSSMLDTIKTVETPEGVELKLTCAGFYVRSIAWLLDILIQGLIIIVFALLLSRLGDFGQGILLIVMFLQQWLYPVFFEIYFQGQTPGKKKMNIQVLQIDGTMVTWEASLLRNLLRTVDFLPFFYALGVVSMLLSRDFRRLGDLAANTIVVYTRKLKDNSQLVPEVAAIAPNIALSGIEQQIIVNYAERFKGFSPERAEELARLATPLLDGVIVQKKQTASETNASERLLGIANYLMGRR, encoded by the coding sequence ATGTCTTCTATGCTCGACACCATCAAAACTGTAGAAACCCCCGAGGGTGTTGAGCTTAAATTAACCTGTGCTGGGTTTTATGTGCGTAGCATCGCCTGGTTGTTGGACATTTTGATACAGGGCCTGATTATTATTGTTTTTGCCCTATTGCTGAGTCGCTTGGGGGATTTTGGTCAGGGTATCTTATTGATTGTGATGTTTTTGCAGCAATGGCTCTATCCGGTATTCTTTGAAATTTATTTTCAGGGGCAAACACCGGGGAAAAAGAAAATGAATATTCAGGTGCTACAAATTGATGGCACCATGGTGACTTGGGAAGCCTCTTTACTCAGAAATTTACTCAGAACCGTCGATTTTCTGCCTTTTTTCTATGCCTTGGGTGTGGTTTCTATGCTATTGAGTCGAGATTTTCGGCGTCTGGGCGATTTGGCTGCCAATACCATTGTGGTTTATACCCGCAAGCTAAAGGACAATAGTCAACTGGTGCCTGAAGTAGCTGCTATTGCCCCTAACATAGCTCTCAGCGGTATAGAACAGCAAATTATTGTTAATTATGCTGAACGCTTTAAGGGCTTTTCTCCGGAACGTGCAGAAGAACTGGCCAGGCTAGCAACACCTTTACTGGATGGTGTTATTGTCCAGAAAAAACAAACAGCCAGTGAAACAAATGCCAGTGAACGTCTGCTGGGTATTGCTAATTACCTGATGGGGCGTCGATGA
- a CDS encoding DUF4350 domain-containing protein — translation MNKSTQILLTLLLLIISLATGYWFYNNFEWLDEEKEVGFQGIAQTNNLLAAEFFLRKMGIDVQQVNGLVAFRDLPSAQHSILITTQRETINKELSKNLLAWVREGGHLIVEARKTTEPEEDDLLSQWQISAQAIEAQEGQEDKGQAIDDAVKSILQQNDTEAEDIPVAVQLSNKTMIDVNFPYDLSLYKESSDTPLSWLVHDKSAAYIMQLSLGQGLLTVLNSTKIFNNEQIAQFDHARLLHYLTQYNGHDVGVWLIRVDDMPALWQWLWDYAWPAMLSLSLLFLIWLWRAPLRFGPRFSDKAIERRRLLEHIQASGHYRWHHEQSGYLLAQVQADLWDHLQRSHPTIHRENPALAYRKLADITAIQIELIEQALTPVDSMSEQEFINHIKVMEKIRQHL, via the coding sequence ATGAATAAATCTACGCAGATTTTACTCACCCTTTTGCTGCTGATAATCAGTTTGGCCACAGGCTATTGGTTTTATAATAATTTTGAATGGCTCGATGAAGAAAAGGAAGTGGGTTTTCAGGGGATAGCACAAACCAACAATCTATTAGCGGCTGAGTTTTTTCTTAGAAAAATGGGCATAGATGTTCAGCAAGTGAATGGTTTAGTGGCATTTCGTGACTTGCCATCAGCACAACATAGCATACTGATCACGACGCAACGTGAAACCATTAACAAAGAATTGAGCAAAAACTTATTAGCCTGGGTACGTGAGGGTGGACACCTGATTGTTGAAGCTCGAAAAACGACTGAACCCGAAGAAGATGACTTGCTATCTCAATGGCAAATAAGCGCTCAGGCAATTGAAGCACAGGAAGGGCAGGAAGATAAAGGGCAGGCAATTGATGACGCGGTGAAATCCATTCTGCAACAGAATGATACTGAAGCAGAAGATATACCCGTAGCAGTTCAATTGTCGAATAAAACAATGATAGATGTCAATTTTCCGTATGATCTCAGCTTATATAAAGAGTCGTCAGATACCCCGTTGAGCTGGTTAGTGCATGATAAGAGTGCGGCGTATATTATGCAACTTTCATTAGGGCAGGGCTTACTCACGGTTTTAAATTCAACAAAAATATTTAACAATGAACAAATAGCGCAATTTGATCATGCGCGATTATTGCATTATTTAACGCAATATAATGGTCATGATGTGGGTGTCTGGCTCATACGCGTTGATGATATGCCCGCCTTGTGGCAATGGTTATGGGATTATGCCTGGCCAGCCATGTTGAGTTTAAGCCTGCTATTTTTAATTTGGCTCTGGCGTGCGCCACTACGTTTCGGGCCACGATTCAGTGATAAGGCTATCGAGCGGCGTCGTTTGCTGGAACATATACAGGCCAGTGGTCATTATCGTTGGCATCATGAGCAATCGGGATATTTATTAGCCCAGGTTCAGGCTGATTTATGGGATCATCTACAGCGCTCACATCCGACGATACATAGAGAGAATCCAGCACTTGCCTATAGGAAATTGGCTGATATTACAGCAATTCAAATAGAGCTTATTGAGCAAGCATTGACGCCGGTTGACAGTATGAGTGAGCAGGAATTCATTAATCATATTAAAGTAATGGAAAAAATCCGCCAGCATTTATAG
- a CDS encoding response regulator codes for MNAIHKEEQATLLLVDDNPTNLQVLYQTLEGHGYKLLLAKNGEDALNIVHKVHPELILLDIMMPGMDGYEVCLKIKSNPELADIAIIFLSALDDVKDKVKGFDCGAVDYVAKPFQSEEVIARVETHIKIRQLETILAQKNKRLEEDNALILDAMGEGLLGVDKQGLITFINPAGAEIIGWLEDEIRGKNFHDVIMHTDSQGHRHPLEKDDVFNTLRDRVQRQSDSNIFWHKDSGSFPVEYTVTMIEGETDISSVCVVFKNIAARKNVKVNCTMPCKPLKN; via the coding sequence ATGAATGCAATACATAAAGAAGAACAGGCAACATTATTATTGGTAGATGATAATCCTACTAATTTACAAGTGTTATATCAGACTCTGGAAGGGCATGGCTACAAGTTATTGCTCGCTAAAAATGGTGAAGATGCGCTAAACATTGTTCATAAAGTACATCCGGAACTGATTTTATTGGATATTATGATGCCGGGTATGGATGGCTATGAGGTGTGTTTAAAAATAAAATCTAACCCCGAGCTGGCTGATATTGCCATTATTTTTCTATCGGCATTAGATGATGTAAAAGATAAAGTAAAAGGCTTTGATTGTGGTGCGGTGGATTATGTTGCCAAGCCTTTTCAGTCAGAAGAAGTTATCGCACGAGTAGAAACTCATATTAAAATTCGCCAATTGGAAACCATCTTAGCGCAAAAAAATAAGCGTTTAGAAGAAGATAATGCACTGATTTTGGATGCAATGGGTGAAGGTCTATTGGGTGTTGATAAACAGGGTTTAATCACCTTTATCAATCCTGCGGGTGCAGAAATTATCGGCTGGCTGGAAGATGAGATTCGAGGTAAAAACTTTCATGATGTGATAATGCACACAGATAGTCAGGGCCATCGCCATCCACTGGAAAAAGATGATGTCTTTAACACCCTGAGAGATCGAGTGCAAAGACAAAGTGATAGTAATATTTTTTGGCATAAAGATTCAGGCAGTTTTCCCGTTGAATATACCGTGACCATGATTGAAGGTGAAACGGATATTAGCAGTGTCTGTGTCGTTTTTAAAAATATTGCAGCACGAAAAAACGTGAAAGTGAATTGCACCATGCCCTGCAAACCGTTGAAGAACTGA
- a CDS encoding IS1595 family transposase: MSKNKIQFQEGYSLFELFNDYGTDKQCRQALFKWKFPDGFVCPECGNKTYCTLEHRHLYQCHHCHHQTSATCGTIFDSTKLPLSKWFLAIHLMTQLKTAVSALELKRQLKVSYNTAWSMKQKIMQVMKERDDSKPLSGIIQIDDAYWGGEHRGGSRGRGSENKTPFVAAVSTNEDGHPIAMNLNVLKGFKSSEIKRWAQTHLTPGSTVYSDGLNCFPAVKEADCKHVPIVTGGGAASVDKIEFIWVNTMIGNIKNSMKGSYHSINSKHLPRYLAEFCYRFNRRFNLKDMMPRFLCVAMKTPPMNGKLLKMAELYG; encoded by the coding sequence ATGTCAAAAAATAAAATTCAGTTTCAAGAAGGTTATAGTTTATTTGAGCTTTTTAATGATTATGGCACTGACAAACAGTGCCGACAAGCCTTATTTAAATGGAAATTTCCTGATGGATTTGTTTGCCCAGAGTGTGGCAATAAGACTTATTGCACTCTAGAACATCGCCATCTTTATCAGTGCCACCATTGTCATCATCAGACATCAGCAACCTGTGGGACAATATTTGATAGTACCAAACTGCCTTTATCTAAGTGGTTTTTAGCGATTCATCTTATGACTCAATTGAAGACAGCGGTTTCAGCATTAGAATTAAAGAGACAGCTTAAGGTAAGCTACAATACAGCCTGGAGTATGAAACAAAAGATCATGCAGGTTATGAAAGAACGTGATGACAGTAAACCTTTATCAGGCATCATTCAAATTGATGATGCCTACTGGGGTGGTGAGCACAGAGGCGGCTCCAGAGGTCGTGGTTCAGAAAATAAAACACCGTTCGTTGCAGCCGTTTCTACTAATGAAGATGGACACCCGATTGCAATGAATTTAAATGTGCTTAAAGGGTTTAAATCCAGTGAAATAAAACGATGGGCACAAACTCATTTAACACCTGGAAGTACTGTTTACTCAGATGGGTTAAATTGTTTTCCTGCGGTTAAAGAAGCTGACTGTAAGCATGTTCCAATCGTCACGGGTGGTGGTGCGGCAAGTGTTGATAAAATTGAGTTTATCTGGGTTAACACTATGATAGGTAATATTAAAAACTCTATGAAGGGAAGCTATCATTCCATTAACTCAAAACATTTACCTCGGTATCTTGCTGAATTTTGTTATCGGTTTAATAGACGCTTTAACTTAAAAGACATGATGCCAAGGTTTTTATGCGTGGCGATGAAAACGCCACCTATGAATGGAAAGCTCCTAAAAATGGCGGAGCTTTATGGGTAA
- a CDS encoding ATP-binding protein has product MTQPLARLTEGVKSVAAGNLDATVEVTSQDEIGVLTQSFTDMAAKLSKREQDIRDARSQGFSRIVQGLKGRYFYFTHDKQGHISYVSPAVKDILGYTPSDFKNFFKQYFVESPLNDQATHMIELSFQGEQQEAFELELIARNGELLRFEIIEVPVKGEHGEIIALEGMAHDITERKREEEKFRVLFESSSQANLLYSDEGILDCNHAFLDLFGFSKKEDVLGSRLYSLTRAIQPDGEASFDRLNQLMAQAVDVGYQQYELVFERVGGETFPAEIILTAATMNEQAVFIALIQDLTERKLTEQEIISAKEVAEEANKAKSEFLSNMSHELRTPLNGVLGYAQILQNDKQVTHEQMESLDAIKSCGHHLLTLINDVLDLSKIESGNMAFTISAVDLPKLVKGVYDMVIHRASAKGVKLDVIMQEGLPKGIKTDATKLRQVLVNLLGNAVKFTHSGTISLHVSVYDKQESPNVCFVVADTGIGIPEEKHQIIFDAFKQAKEGMDAGGTGLGLAISQRLIQEMGGTEITLQSQYGEGSAFSFCLPLIEVSDDELEVTYSEHYDDSVIPKLPDGLQLTALIVDDRQVNRDILERLLQASGFKTMSANNGKEAVAMSQKYKYPLILMDIRMPEMDGIHAAKLIRQSMEQEESQQKLVIIAVTAGVFPELKTQIAETGMDDFIAKPFKVSEVFNKIAQHLDIHFKYENVTLENTPAAESERVFDEHALEQLEELIKQIKAASEMGDISQINVVYKEISKNKLLSDEADKQLNLLIKQFDFDGIRNFKY; this is encoded by the coding sequence ATGACTCAGCCTTTAGCACGTTTGACCGAGGGTGTTAAATCAGTTGCCGCAGGTAATCTGGATGCCACAGTGGAAGTAACCAGCCAGGATGAAATTGGTGTATTAACGCAGAGTTTTACTGATATGGCGGCTAAATTAAGTAAGCGTGAACAGGATATTCGTGATGCACGTTCACAAGGATTCAGTCGAATAGTACAGGGCTTAAAAGGGCGTTATTTTTATTTTACCCATGATAAACAGGGTCATATCTCTTATGTCAGCCCTGCGGTCAAAGACATTTTGGGTTATACACCGAGTGATTTTAAAAATTTCTTTAAGCAATATTTTGTCGAAAGCCCACTCAATGATCAGGCGACTCACATGATCGAGCTATCCTTTCAGGGTGAGCAACAAGAAGCCTTTGAACTGGAGTTGATCGCACGCAATGGTGAATTATTACGTTTTGAAATTATTGAAGTGCCGGTGAAAGGTGAGCATGGTGAGATTATTGCTTTGGAAGGTATGGCGCATGATATTACTGAACGTAAGCGTGAAGAAGAAAAATTTCGAGTTTTATTTGAAAGTTCTTCACAGGCTAATTTGTTGTATTCAGATGAGGGAATTCTTGATTGTAACCATGCCTTTTTAGATCTCTTTGGCTTTAGTAAGAAAGAAGATGTGCTGGGATCACGCTTATACTCGCTCACTCGTGCCATTCAGCCTGATGGCGAAGCCTCATTTGATCGATTAAACCAACTAATGGCTCAGGCTGTCGATGTAGGTTATCAGCAATATGAATTAGTTTTTGAGCGCGTAGGCGGTGAAACTTTTCCGGCAGAAATTATTTTAACCGCAGCCACTATGAATGAACAAGCAGTCTTTATTGCTTTGATACAGGACTTAACAGAGCGAAAATTAACTGAACAGGAAATTATTAGTGCTAAGGAAGTTGCCGAAGAAGCCAATAAAGCCAAGAGTGAATTTTTATCCAATATGTCTCATGAATTAAGAACACCTTTAAATGGGGTGCTGGGTTATGCGCAAATTTTGCAAAATGATAAGCAAGTAACTCATGAGCAAATGGAAAGTCTGGATGCGATTAAGAGTTGTGGTCATCACCTGCTCACCTTGATTAATGATGTGCTGGATTTATCGAAAATAGAATCGGGCAATATGGCCTTTACTATCAGTGCCGTGGATTTACCCAAGTTGGTTAAAGGGGTATATGACATGGTGATCCACCGTGCGTCAGCCAAAGGTGTTAAGCTTGATGTGATCATGCAAGAGGGCTTGCCTAAGGGAATAAAAACGGATGCGACTAAATTGCGACAGGTACTCGTTAATCTCTTGGGTAATGCGGTAAAATTTACTCATAGTGGTACGATTTCACTGCATGTCTCTGTCTATGATAAACAAGAATCGCCCAATGTCTGCTTTGTGGTAGCGGATACTGGCATCGGTATTCCTGAAGAAAAACATCAGATAATTTTTGATGCCTTTAAACAAGCTAAAGAAGGTATGGATGCCGGTGGTACAGGTCTTGGTTTGGCCATTAGTCAGCGCCTTATTCAAGAAATGGGTGGCACAGAAATCACTCTGCAAAGCCAGTATGGAGAAGGCAGTGCTTTTTCATTTTGTTTGCCGCTTATAGAGGTCAGTGATGATGAGCTAGAGGTGACATATAGTGAGCATTATGATGATTCAGTGATCCCCAAGCTGCCGGATGGTTTACAGTTAACGGCTTTGATTGTAGATGATCGACAGGTTAATCGTGATATTTTAGAGCGTTTATTACAAGCATCGGGTTTTAAAACCATGTCGGCAAACAATGGTAAAGAGGCCGTGGCCATGAGTCAGAAATATAAATATCCCCTGATCTTAATGGATATTCGTATGCCGGAGATGGATGGGATTCACGCAGCAAAACTCATACGACAAAGCATGGAGCAAGAAGAGAGCCAACAGAAACTTGTTATTATTGCGGTAACAGCCGGTGTTTTTCCGGAATTAAAGACGCAGATAGCAGAAACAGGCATGGATGATTTTATTGCCAAACCCTTTAAAGTGTCTGAGGTGTTTAATAAAATAGCACAGCACTTGGACATACATTTTAAGTATGAAAATGTCACTTTAGAGAATACGCCAGCCGCTGAGTCTGAGCGAGTCTTTGATGAGCATGCACTAGAACAATTAGAGGAATTGATAAAACAAATAAAAGCCGCCAGTGAGATGGGGGATATCAGTCAAATTAATGTCGTGTATAAAGAAATAAGCAAAAATAAACTCTTAAGTGATGAAGCCGATAAGCAATTAAATTTATTGATTAAACAATTTGATTTTGATGGCATACGCAATTTTAAATATTAA
- a CDS encoding dihydrofolate reductase — protein sequence MAENRVIGIDNQLPWKLPADLAWFKKNTVNKPIVMGRKTWESLPFRPLPGRDNIIITRDRDYQAKNTKAEIIPSAIVCSSIDEAIQVAKEKSHEELMFIGGATLYEQVLEKADCLYLTFVKGDFDGDAWFPEIDFSQWQESYVQDNLPDEKNPHHYRFSIYQRNQ from the coding sequence ATGGCAGAAAATAGAGTCATCGGTATCGACAATCAATTACCATGGAAATTACCAGCGGATTTAGCCTGGTTTAAAAAAAATACAGTCAATAAACCCATCGTAATGGGGCGAAAAACATGGGAGTCCTTACCTTTTCGACCCCTACCCGGACGGGATAATATTATTATTACTCGTGACAGAGACTATCAAGCCAAAAACACAAAAGCTGAAATTATCCCTTCTGCCATTGTCTGTTCATCAATTGATGAGGCCATACAAGTAGCAAAAGAAAAATCGCATGAAGAACTCATGTTTATTGGTGGCGCAACACTCTATGAGCAAGTGTTAGAAAAAGCGGATTGCCTGTATTTAACATTCGTTAAAGGCGATTTTGACGGTGACGCTTGGTTCCCTGAAATTGATTTCTCACAATGGCAGGAAAGCTATGTTCAGGACAATCTACCGGATGAGAAAAACCCCCACCATTATCGTTTTAGTATCTATCAACGAAACCAGTAG